Part of the Thermococcus sp. 18S1 genome, TACAACATTATGGAGAGGGAAATCTTCGCCTGCGTGAACTATAACAACGGGAGCGCCTTCTGGAGGGTGACTTCGGGTAATGGAACCTCACTTATCAGGGCGTTTCCCGGCGAGGAGTTCTACGACCTCACCTGGGACGTCGCACTCAATGGCAAGGGTGTGGAGTGGAACGCGCTCAACTTCGCGAGCTGGGTTTTAAAGGAGGGCACGGTTGAGGGAATCGAGAAGGTCGGGCGGAATGAATACGAAATCCGCGTCGTTCTCAGAGGGCGGGAGAGCTACGCCGTTGGGACCATCGAGAACGGGAGCAGGGTCGAGGAGAGGTACGAAATAGTCACCTTTCTCCGGGTGAATGGGGAGGGCGAGCTTAAGGGTGGACGCTTCACATGGAGAAGCGAGAGGAACTACATTGACTGGAACAGGAGAGAGGTTGAGGAAATCCGGGGGAGCTTCGAGATGCTCGGCCCGTGGAATAACTGACCCGGTGGTCCGCATGTCAAGGCGGAGAAAGGCGCTTGCGGTTCTTTTCTTGATTTCAATCCCCTTCCTTGTCTCGATGTCCTTTGAGGGCTATACATATCGATATGGCCTTCAGTACGTGGGATTCCCCTCGTACTATGTAAGAGGGTCCGGCATCGCCTGCCCTGGCATCTTCAGGGCATACTACCAATTGGAAGAGGGGGATGGAGTAAAGTTTTTCAGCACGTACTTTCCTCCAGAGAACGACTCCGAGAGATTCAATGATCCCAATGTTGTAATACTCGAGTTCTCAAAAAATGCCCAGTCAAAAGAGTTCACAAAAGCTGGGGATTTTTCAATTTTGTTTCTCTCTAGGGATGAGAGTGACGAGTTCTTGGATACTCATTACAGACTCAAGGCCATTTACAAAGGGGAAACTCTTAGGTGGATCTCCTTTAACATTACTCATTCCATTAACTACGACCCGGATAACAGCTCTGTTTGTGTAGATTACGCCAATTCTTATCGGGTCTACGAAATTGAAGCGACTCGCTGCTGGCAGGTTTTAATAGGCTGGCTTAAACCGATCCTACGGTGGTATCTTCGGGCCCATTTGGGGGATGTGCCAAAACCGTATCATTGGTGATCATTTCCACTTTTTGCAAACTTTTATTGATGGTGTGCAAAATTTGAATAGAAAAAGTATTTAAACCCACTCTCGTTTTTCTCGACGAGAACAACTGGAGGTAGTACGATGAAGCGGGCGATGGCCCTCCTTCTGATGGCCGTTGTGGTGCTGGCGAGCGGCTGCATTGGGGACAGTGTTGGCCTCACCGAGGAGAAGGTCCTTGAGGCCCTCCAGAGCATAGAAACGGCCAGCTACGACCAGAACTTTTCAATGAGCATGCACTTCACCGACCCGTACACCAATAAGACGATAAACTTCACGATGTCGGGCCGCTCCGTTGGCGTCTTCAACAACACGGCCGCGCTGGAGAAGGGAAACATGAGCATAACGATGCACATGATGGGAATGGACGTCAACATGAACTGGCCCTACTTCGTCAATAACTCCAGCGTCTACTTCATGGTCGATGGAAAGTGGTACAACGTCTCCCCCGACGATGACTTCTATTCCCGGGCTAAGGGTTCGCTCAACGTTGACTACATCAGAAACCTCCTCAGGACCAAGAACGTCACCATAAAGAAGCTCCCCGACGGCTACGCCTTCCGCGTGAACGTGACATTCTGGGAGTTCGCGAACGCCACAAACCAGACCGGATACCTCAACGAGCTTTGGAGCGTCGATGGCGAGAGGAGGGTGAACGTCACGACCAACACGGGCTGGGTGGAGGTTCGCCTGACGAAGGACGGAATGCCAACCTTCATCGAAACCCACATGGACCTCATAATGACGATAAAGAGCTACAGCGGGGAGACGACCGATATTCACATGACCCTCCACGAAACCGTTGCCCTGTCGAACATCAACGAGCCCGTTGAGATAAAGGCTTCAGAGGAGATAGAGAACGCTGGAGACTTTGAGGAAATATTCTGGTGAGGGGGCTAAGCCCCCCTCGTGGCCACTATTTTTATTCCGTTCCACTCGGCAACGACTTCCCCGATCTCAACGGGTGCCTCGAGCTTCAGCTCCATCAGGAATTTCATCAGCTCCGGAATCAGCTCCTTCGGCACCGGGTCCGCGGTTTTAACGCTCACCGTTGGTAGTGCACCACCTTCAACAGGAACGACGCTCATGATGACCCTTTTGGGGTTGGTAGCCTCCTCCACCGCCCATTCCTTACCGCGCGGACAGGTGTGGCCCGTAACCCCAACCACCTTCCCGTCCTCGATCCTTACCTCGATGGAGCACCCAAGGGGGCAGACGATGCACGTGAAGCGGTACGTCTTCGTCATTCCCTCACCACCTCGACGGTGAGCTTCTCTGAATTCCTGATTTCCTCCGCCTTCAGCTTCACCCTGAGCATCTCGGCCGGCGTTGCCAGGGAGAGCTTTACGCGCTTCCCGACCTCGGGGATCCTGAGTTCGACGTCTTCCATTGGCCTGGCGACGCGCAGGTAGAGGTAAACGTCACGCTCTCCGCTGAGGCGGTGTGGGGCGAGGAGGCGGACGTTTTCTCCTTTCTCAACCCGGATCCACTTCCTGCTCCCTATCCCGCCGTTCTCGATGAACTCCTTCGCCCCCTCGGCCGCCAGCTCTCCCTGCTCCGCAACGTAATCGACGAGGTCGTTGATGAGGAGCGCATTTCCAGCCACGAAAACCCCGGGAACGCTCGTCTCGAGCCTGTCGTTCACAACCGGCCCGCCAGTGGACGGGTCGATCTCAACGCCTATGGCCGTCAGCTTCTTGACGCTGGGCACGAGTCCGGCGGAGATAATCAGTGTATCCGCCTCAATCCAGAACTCACTTCCAGGGATTTCGTTGAGGTTCTCGTCCACCTTTACGACCTTTACCTTCTCGACCCTTCCCCTGCCCCTGACTTCCACGACCTTGTGGCTCAGGTAGAGCGGAATATCGAAGTCCCTCAGAATCATAACGTTTCTGGCCAATCCACCGGGGTAGGGCATCAGCTCAACGACGGCCTTCACCTTCGCTCCCTCAAGGGCGAAGCGGCGCGCCATTATCAGGCCGACGTCCCCAGAGCCGACGATGACGACCTCCCTGCCCGGCATTACCCCGTAGATGTCCATGAGCGTCTGGGCCTCCCCCGCGGTGTAGACTCCGGCAACCCTATCGC contains:
- a CDS encoding DUF1667 domain-containing protein; translated protein: MTKTYRFTCIVCPLGCSIEVRIEDGKVVGVTGHTCPRGKEWAVEEATNPKRVIMSVVPVEGGALPTVSVKTADPVPKELIPELMKFLMELKLEAPVEIGEVVAEWNGIKIVATRGA
- a CDS encoding NAD(P)/FAD-dependent oxidoreductase, with amino-acid sequence MFPGIPMLNYDVVVIGGGPAGMAAAVRAKELGLNVLLLDENDYLGGILPQCIHPGFGLHYFREELTGPEFAARLAKRLVELGVEYRTAARVMEIRNYSDLEKVVIFTSPSGAYQAWAKAIIYAAGARERHAFEIGIVGDRVAGVYTAGEAQTLMDIYGVMPGREVVIVGSGDVGLIMARRFALEGAKVKAVVELMPYPGGLARNVMILRDFDIPLYLSHKVVEVRGRGRVEKVKVVKVDENLNEIPGSEFWIEADTLIISAGLVPSVKKLTAIGVEIDPSTGGPVVNDRLETSVPGVFVAGNALLINDLVDYVAEQGELAAEGAKEFIENGGIGSRKWIRVEKGENVRLLAPHRLSGERDVYLYLRVARPMEDVELRIPEVGKRVKLSLATPAEMLRVKLKAEEIRNSEKLTVEVVRE